The sequence TCTTTAGATGGACCTAATTTAAGCAGGGATATGacttatattaagaattttaacaaataagcTGAAATTTAAAACTGGTACTTACAAATACCATTGGGCTCTGAGATGCTACAAGGTCATATTACTCAGCCAACTTATAAGGactaagaaattttctttacatgttaGCTTACTAGATagtattattcttttcttaagCACAATATGTTATGTTACACAcacaattttgtaaatgaaatgtataggAAAAGTTCTTATGCtaataaatgtattagaaaaatatttcttaccacATGAAACAACTATCTGCTTATTGAAAATCACTATTCAGGCTTAGAacattatttagatattattttagcCTTAGTATTATACATGATACACATCAAATAAACAACATGACACTTTaacacaaaaaagttttgaaacacTTCTGTCAAGAAGTGCACTTGTTGCAGTCAATAAACACCAAAACCATACATTTCACAaactatacatttataataactatttacaGACTATTACCATACTTTTACAGTCTTACTTTTCACTTATGTTATGAAAAGCAACAAAACAGCTTTTTTTATCACTGCAACATAAATGAACTCCACAATGGCTACACTTGTTATATGGTCGAGACTGAATGCCATTTATGCTACATATTTCACACAGTCTCCTAATGTCTATAAAAACTGGCCAGTGGACACCACGATTTCCCTCCCTAACATCTTTAGGCACAGAAAAACTTTTACCTCTGCGCTTTTTATTCTGTTCAGGAAGCTGCTCAAGACTTCTACGTTTAATTGAAATTGAACCCTTTTTTGGTTCAGTGAATG comes from Lycorma delicatula isolate Av1 chromosome 3, ASM4794821v1, whole genome shotgun sequence and encodes:
- the LOC142321137 gene encoding uncharacterized protein LOC142321137, whose translation is MGKKRDVSAPLVAADYNSYMGGIDLADRLHTVYGINRKCKKWWHRLFWGLLEMTFINSYLIFSEIDGKIPLIDFRWSVARGLLTFTEPKKGSISIKRRSLEQLPEQNKKRRGKSFSVPKDVREGNRGVHWPVFIDIRRLCEICSINGIQSRPYNKCSHCGVHLCCSDKKSCFVAFHNISEK